GTGAAGGTAAACCAAGTTTTGCTTTGGCAGATTTTATTGCGCCCAAAGAAACAGATAAAACGGATTATATAGGAGCTTTCTGTACCGCCATTTTTGGTGCTGATGAATTAGCATTACAATACAAAGAAAATCACGATGATTACAATGCAATTATGGCACAAGCCATTGCCGATCGTTTTGCTGAAGCTTTTGCTGAATACTTACACCACAGAGTGAGAACGAAACATTGGGGCTATGCATCCGAAGAAAACTTAACGAATGATGAGTTGATAAAAGAAGCGTACAAAGGTATTCGTCCAGCACCTGGGTATCCTGCATGTCCTGATCATTTAGAAAAAGAAACGATTTGGCAGCTTTTACAGGTAGAAGAGAACATAGGAGTAAGTTTAACAGAAAGTTTAGCTATGTGGCCTGCAGCGGCCGTTTCAGGATATTATTTTGCTAATGAAGAAGCTAAGTACTTCGGTTTAGGTAAAATAACAGACGATCAAGTAAGAGATTTTGCAGAACGGAAAAACATAGCCTTAGAAAAAGCTAGAAAATGGTTACATCCAAACATATCAGACAATTAATAATAACTTTAAAATAAACAAACAAAAGAGCGTATTTAATTAACAATAAGTTTTAAGTTAGGTAAACTAAAAACTACAAAACAGTAGTAATATTGCCATATAAAAAATCAATAAAATTAGACAAATGAAAAAGTATAATTTAGAGATTCGATTTGCAATACAGCTACTGGTAATGGCAGCAATATCGTTAATTGCAGCTTCATTGGTATAGTTAAATACGCCTTTATAAGATACACTTATGAAGGTAATAGAACATTTAGAAAAAGCTAACGGAGCATCGTTGTTTTCGTTTGAAATACTTCCGCCATTAAAGGGAGATACAATAGAGTCAATATTCAAAAATATTGATCCGTTAATGGAGTTTAATCCTCCGTTTATAGACGTAACCTATCATCGTGAGGAATACGTATATAAAGAGTTAGGAGACGGACTGTTAAAAAAGCAAGTAGTAAAAAAACGTCCAGGTACTGTTGGTATTTGTGCGGCGATTCAAAATAAATATCAAGTAGATGCTATTCCGCATATTTTATGTGGAGGGTTTACTAAAGAAGACACTGAAAACTTCTTAATTGACCTCGATTTTTTAGGAATTGATAACGTTGTTGCATTGCGTGGTGATGCAGTAAAAAGCGAAACTTATTTTAAACCTGAAAAAGATGGACATGCATACGCAAGCGAACTAGTTACACAAATAGAGAACTTAAATAAGGGTAGGTATTTAGATGATGATTTGCAAAACTCGTCAAAAACCGATTTCTGTATTGGAGTAGCTGGATATCCTGAAAAACATATGGAAGCACCAAGTTTAGATTCTGATATTCACTTTTTAAAGAAGAAAATTAAAAACGGAGCTAACTATGTGATAACACAAATGTTTTTCGACAATCAAAAGTATTTTGAGTTTGTAGAAAAATGTAGAGAAGAGGGAATTACGGTTCCTATTATTCCGGGGTTAAAACCAATCTCAACCAAAAAACAATTGAATTTAATTCCGCATCGTTTTAAAGTTGACTTACCAGATGCTTTGGTAAAAGAGGTTGTGAATTGTAAGAGTAACGCAGAGGTACGACAAGTAGGAGTGGAGTGGTGCATTGCTCAAAGTAAGGAGTTACAACAGAAAGGAGTGCCTATTTTACATTATTACTCAATGGGAAGATCAACTAATATTCAAAAAATTGCGGAGGCTGTTTTCTAAATAAATA
The nucleotide sequence above comes from Tenacibaculum singaporense. Encoded proteins:
- the metF gene encoding methylenetetrahydrofolate reductase [NAD(P)H], whose product is MKVIEHLEKANGASLFSFEILPPLKGDTIESIFKNIDPLMEFNPPFIDVTYHREEYVYKELGDGLLKKQVVKKRPGTVGICAAIQNKYQVDAIPHILCGGFTKEDTENFLIDLDFLGIDNVVALRGDAVKSETYFKPEKDGHAYASELVTQIENLNKGRYLDDDLQNSSKTDFCIGVAGYPEKHMEAPSLDSDIHFLKKKIKNGANYVITQMFFDNQKYFEFVEKCREEGITVPIIPGLKPISTKKQLNLIPHRFKVDLPDALVKEVVNCKSNAEVRQVGVEWCIAQSKELQQKGVPILHYYSMGRSTNIQKIAEAVF